From Emcibacter nanhaiensis, one genomic window encodes:
- the gltA gene encoding citrate synthase, which produces MANKFEKKVSGQTAKLTIGDKTAELPIFQGSVGPDVIDIRTLYRDTGMFTYDPGFTSTASCESSITYIDGDEGVLLYRGYPIDELADNADFMEVAYLLLNGELPNKEEKDKFTHDITYHTMIHEQMVKFFSGFRRDAHPMAVMVGVVGAMSAFYHDSTDISDPVQRKVASYRLIAKMPTIAAMSYKYSIGQPFVYPRNDLSYAENFLYMTFGVPNCEPYKVSPVLAKAMDKIFTLHADHEQNASTSTVRLAGSSGANPFACIAAGIASLWGPAHGGANEACLNMLNEIGHVDNIPEFIKRAKDKNDPFRLMGFGHRVYKNYDPRAKVMQETAHQVLSELGINDDPLLDVARELERIALEDEYFVEKKLYPNVDFYSGIILKAMGFPTEMFTVLFALARTVGWIAQWGEMIEDPTQKIGRPRQLFTGSPKRSFVKVEDR; this is translated from the coding sequence ATGGCAAATAAATTTGAAAAGAAGGTTTCGGGTCAAACGGCAAAGCTGACGATCGGAGACAAAACCGCTGAACTGCCGATTTTCCAGGGCTCTGTGGGACCTGATGTGATCGACATCCGGACACTTTATAGAGATACCGGTATGTTCACCTACGATCCCGGCTTTACATCCACGGCAAGCTGCGAATCCAGCATCACCTATATCGACGGGGACGAAGGCGTCCTGCTCTATCGCGGATATCCCATCGATGAACTGGCCGATAACGCTGACTTCATGGAAGTTGCCTACCTGCTTCTGAACGGTGAACTGCCGAACAAAGAAGAAAAAGACAAATTTACTCACGACATCACCTATCACACGATGATTCATGAACAGATGGTCAAATTCTTCTCCGGTTTCCGCCGCGACGCCCACCCGATGGCCGTCATGGTTGGTGTGGTTGGCGCCATGTCCGCCTTCTATCATGACAGCACCGACATCAGCGACCCGGTGCAGCGCAAAGTCGCTTCCTATCGCCTGATTGCGAAAATGCCGACAATCGCAGCCATGTCTTATAAATATTCCATCGGCCAGCCGTTTGTTTATCCGCGCAATGACCTGAGCTATGCCGAGAACTTCCTGTATATGACGTTCGGCGTGCCGAACTGCGAGCCCTATAAAGTGAGCCCGGTTCTGGCCAAAGCCATGGACAAGATTTTCACCCTGCATGCGGACCATGAACAGAACGCCTCCACCTCCACCGTGCGTCTGGCCGGTTCTTCAGGCGCCAATCCGTTTGCCTGTATCGCCGCCGGTATTGCCTCTCTCTGGGGTCCGGCTCACGGCGGCGCCAACGAAGCCTGTCTGAACATGCTCAACGAAATCGGTCATGTGGACAATATTCCCGAATTCATCAAACGCGCCAAAGACAAGAACGACCCGTTCCGTCTGATGGGCTTTGGCCACCGGGTTTACAAAAACTATGATCCGCGCGCCAAGGTTATGCAGGAAACTGCCCACCAGGTGCTGAGCGAGCTGGGCATCAATGACGATCCGCTGCTTGACGTTGCCCGCGAGCTGGAACGCATCGCCCTGGAAGACGAATATTTCGTAGAGAAAAAGCTCTATCCCAATGTGGACTTCTATTCCGGTATTATCCTGAAAGCCATGGGCTTCCCGACCGAAATGTTCACCGTGCTGTTCGCCCTGGCCCGCACCGTCGGCTGGATTGCACAGTGGGGCGAAATGATCGAGGATCCGACCCAGAAAATCGGTCGCCCGCGTCAGCTGTTTACCGGCTCACCGAAACGCTCTTTCGTCAAAGTCGAAGACCGCTAA
- a CDS encoding phosphatidate cytidylyltransferase, whose product MNNLLLRILSALVMLPVAIALILYGGWVYTAVILLLSVLILQEWNMITTGGWKTPLFFVQAALVLALGVSLKLFGSVSLIDLLVFLNAILLTAILSKKDFKFAVAGGFYALLPALSLIWLREYLPGGAYIILWAMILVWSMDTGAYFAGKKIGGPRMSPKISPNKTWAGLIGGAILALITGTVSARYFGFQPLYQFVIISVVLAVWSQIGDLAESAVKRKFKVKDSGAIIPGHGGILDRVDGILFVMPVVALYLYFGG is encoded by the coding sequence ATGAATAATCTGCTTCTCAGAATTTTATCCGCCCTGGTGATGTTACCTGTCGCCATTGCCCTGATCCTTTATGGGGGCTGGGTATATACCGCCGTGATCCTGCTTCTGAGCGTCCTGATCCTGCAGGAATGGAATATGATTACCACCGGGGGCTGGAAGACACCGCTGTTTTTTGTGCAGGCTGCACTTGTGCTGGCCCTGGGAGTCTCTCTGAAGCTTTTCGGATCTGTGTCGCTGATTGACCTGCTGGTGTTTTTGAACGCCATCCTCCTGACGGCGATTTTAAGCAAAAAAGATTTCAAGTTTGCCGTTGCCGGCGGCTTCTATGCCTTGCTGCCGGCTTTGTCGCTGATCTGGCTGCGTGAATATCTTCCGGGCGGCGCCTACATCATCCTGTGGGCGATGATATTGGTCTGGTCAATGGATACGGGAGCCTATTTCGCCGGCAAGAAGATCGGCGGCCCGAGAATGTCGCCGAAAATCAGTCCCAACAAGACCTGGGCCGGCTTGATCGGCGGCGCCATCCTGGCCCTGATTACCGGCACGGTTTCCGCCAGGTATTTCGGCTTTCAGCCACTCTATCAGTTTGTCATTATTTCGGTGGTTCTGGCGGTCTGGAGCCAGATCGGCGATCTGGCAGAGTCTGCAGTGAAAAGAAAGTTCAAAGTTAAAGACTCCGGTGCTATTATCCCCGGCCATGGCGGTATTCTTGACCGGGTTGACGGTATATTGTTTGTGATGCCGGTGGTTGCCCTGTATCTGTATTTTGGGGGCTAA
- a CDS encoding isoprenyl transferase → MLVAEEANRVTELADVVTPPSHIAIIMDGNGRWAKKRLLPKVAGHRKGAEVVRKCVRECSRLGVKYLTLYAFSSENWKRPEDEVKDLMGLLKHYLNNEIEELNQQNVRLRFMGARERLSPSIVELIENAEQKTGGNAGLQLILALNYGSQSEIVKAARELAREVRDGRISADEIDEQMFASHLYLPDIPDPDVIIRTSGEQRLSNFLLWQAAYAEFIFVETLWPDFDEESLSRAICEFHKRERRYGARP, encoded by the coding sequence ATGCTGGTGGCTGAAGAGGCAAATAGAGTAACTGAGTTGGCGGATGTCGTTACCCCGCCGTCCCATATTGCCATTATTATGGACGGGAACGGGCGCTGGGCTAAAAAGCGCCTGCTGCCCAAGGTCGCCGGCCACCGTAAGGGCGCCGAGGTAGTGCGCAAATGCGTGCGGGAATGTTCCCGCCTCGGCGTTAAATATCTGACACTCTATGCCTTCTCTTCGGAAAACTGGAAACGGCCGGAAGATGAGGTCAAGGACCTGATGGGGCTCCTGAAGCATTATCTCAACAACGAAATTGAAGAGCTGAACCAGCAGAATGTGCGTCTGCGTTTCATGGGCGCGCGTGAACGTCTCAGCCCGTCCATCGTTGAACTGATTGAAAATGCCGAACAGAAGACCGGCGGCAACGCCGGCCTGCAGCTGATCCTGGCGCTGAACTACGGGTCCCAGTCCGAAATCGTCAAGGCGGCCCGTGAACTCGCCCGGGAAGTCAGGGACGGCCGCATTTCAGCCGATGAAATTGACGAACAAATGTTCGCCTCTCATCTTTATCTGCCCGACATCCCCGATCCGGATGTCATTATCCGTACCAGCGGCGAACAGCGCCTCAGTAATTTCCTGCTGTGGCAGGCGGCCTATGCCGAGTTTATCTTTGTCGAGACGCTCTGGCCCGATTTCGACGAGGAGAGCCTGTCCCGCGCGATCTGCGAATTCCATAAACGTGAAAGACGGTACGGGGCGCGCCCCTGA
- the frr gene encoding ribosome recycling factor, with protein sequence MSSEFDIDDLKRRMSGAIENLKTEFSGLRTGRASVNLLDPVVVDAYGSTMPLNQVGTVATPEARLISVQVWDKTLVGATEKAIRNAGLGLNPVVDGQTLRIPIPELNEERRQELTKVAGRYAEQAKIAVRNVRRDGMDSLKKLEKDGEISQDEQKTLGEQVQKLTDKKVAEIDELTAAKEKEIMQV encoded by the coding sequence ATGTCTTCTGAATTTGATATTGATGATCTCAAACGGCGCATGAGCGGCGCCATTGAAAACCTTAAAACCGAATTTTCAGGCCTGCGCACCGGCCGGGCCTCGGTCAACCTGCTCGATCCGGTTGTTGTTGACGCCTATGGCTCCACCATGCCGCTCAACCAGGTTGGCACCGTGGCCACTCCCGAGGCGCGGCTGATCAGTGTCCAGGTCTGGGACAAGACCCTCGTTGGCGCCACGGAAAAAGCCATCCGCAATGCCGGCCTGGGTCTTAATCCGGTAGTGGACGGGCAGACCCTGCGGATCCCGATCCCCGAATTGAACGAGGAACGTCGTCAGGAATTGACGAAAGTGGCCGGGCGCTATGCTGAACAGGCCAAGATTGCTGTCAGGAATGTACGCCGGGACGGCATGGATTCACTCAAGAAACTGGAAAAAGACGGCGAAATAAGTCAAGATGAGCAGAAAACACTCGGTGAGCAGGTCCAGAAACTGACCGATAAAAAAGTGGCCGAGATTGATGAACTGACCGCAGCAAAAGAAAAAGAGATAATGCAGGTCTGA
- the rseP gene encoding RIP metalloprotease RseP, whose protein sequence is MEALFSFLYNGLAFVIALSLLVFVHEWGHYFVARLCGVRIEVFSIGFGKEIWGRTDKNGTRWKFSYIPLGGYVKFFGDAGAASNPDDDSLKGMTPEEKAVAFHFKPLYQRAAIVFAGPAVNILFAVFILAGFFGFLGQPYVPPVVDKVVAGSAAERAGFLPGDEIVSIDGDKVESFRDVLLNEVMNVGSEMEVEILRHGQSMTLYVTPEFIDAKDIFGDPIKLPQLGLGHNIIIGSVSPGSPAERAGLKPGDRLETVNGEDISTFRFLQDTIRDNEGSTVSLGVVRNGQNLAFDVTPHMETFMDNGEERTAPIIGIVRAYGVEMREFGFFEAIWGGIVETRNIVERSFVGLWQIISGDRPARELGGPIKIAQIVSISFEEGILSYINIIAMISINLGIINLLPIPMLDGGHLLFYGFEAALGRKLSERTQEYGFRIGLVIILGLMIFATMNDLMGLAG, encoded by the coding sequence ATGGAAGCTCTGTTTTCTTTTCTATATAACGGCCTCGCCTTTGTTATTGCCTTGTCGTTACTGGTTTTCGTTCACGAATGGGGACATTATTTTGTCGCCCGCCTGTGCGGTGTGCGGATTGAAGTCTTTTCCATCGGATTTGGCAAGGAAATCTGGGGTCGTACCGATAAAAACGGCACCCGCTGGAAGTTCAGCTATATTCCCCTGGGCGGCTATGTCAAATTCTTCGGGGACGCCGGCGCCGCCAGCAATCCGGATGACGACAGCCTCAAGGGCATGACGCCCGAGGAGAAGGCGGTCGCTTTCCATTTCAAACCGCTGTACCAGCGCGCCGCAATTGTCTTTGCCGGTCCTGCAGTGAATATCCTGTTCGCAGTCTTTATCCTGGCCGGCTTCTTCGGTTTCCTCGGTCAGCCTTACGTGCCGCCGGTGGTGGACAAAGTCGTCGCCGGCAGTGCCGCCGAACGAGCCGGTTTCCTGCCCGGCGATGAGATTGTTTCGATAGACGGCGATAAGGTGGAAAGTTTCCGGGATGTCCTTCTGAATGAAGTCATGAATGTGGGGTCCGAGATGGAGGTGGAAATCCTCCGGCACGGCCAGTCCATGACCCTCTATGTCACTCCGGAGTTTATCGACGCCAAGGATATATTCGGCGATCCCATCAAACTGCCGCAACTGGGGCTTGGCCACAATATCATCATCGGGTCGGTTTCCCCTGGCAGCCCGGCGGAACGGGCAGGGCTGAAACCGGGTGACCGGTTGGAGACGGTCAATGGGGAGGATATCAGTACCTTCCGCTTCCTGCAGGATACCATTCGCGATAACGAGGGCAGTACAGTCTCCCTGGGTGTGGTGCGCAACGGGCAGAACCTGGCCTTTGATGTGACACCGCATATGGAAACATTCATGGATAACGGGGAGGAACGCACCGCCCCGATTATCGGGATTGTCCGTGCCTATGGTGTGGAGATGAGGGAATTCGGGTTTTTTGAAGCCATTTGGGGAGGGATTGTCGAAACACGCAATATTGTGGAACGTTCCTTCGTCGGCTTGTGGCAGATCATCAGCGGTGACCGTCCCGCCAGGGAATTGGGCGGCCCGATCAAGATTGCGCAGATTGTCAGCATCTCCTTTGAAGAGGGAATCCTGTCTTATATCAACATCATTGCCATGATTTCGATAAATTTGGGCATTATCAATCTGCTGCCGATACCGATGCTGGATGGAGGGCATTTGCTATTTTACGGGTTTGAGGCCGCTTTGGGGCGCAAATTGAGTGAAAGAACGCAGGAATATGGATTTCGTATTGGATTAGTGATCATTCTTGGGTTAATGATATTTGCGACCATGAACGACTTAATGGGGTTGGCGGGCTGA
- the pyrH gene encoding UMP kinase encodes MSEEPQFKRVLLKLSGEALMGSQDYGIDPEMVNRVAAEIKAVRELGVEVCLVVGAGNIFRGMSGVASGFDRTSADHMGMLATVMNSLAIQNALENMDVDTRVLSAFPISSVCEPYIRRRAIRHMEKGRVVVFAAGTGNPFFTTDTAAALRAAEMNCDALLKGTQVNGVYTADPKLDPTAEKYDSLSYQEVLRRDLKVMDTSAIALARENDIPILVFSIHEPGEFARVLKGEGQFTIIRQE; translated from the coding sequence ATGTCCGAAGAACCTCAATTCAAAAGAGTCCTTCTGAAACTTTCCGGTGAAGCTCTTATGGGGTCTCAGGATTACGGAATTGATCCTGAAATGGTAAATCGCGTGGCCGCCGAAATAAAGGCCGTCAGGGAATTGGGCGTAGAAGTTTGCCTTGTTGTCGGCGCGGGAAATATCTTTCGCGGCATGTCGGGCGTGGCAAGCGGTTTTGACCGCACGTCGGCGGATCACATGGGTATGCTGGCCACCGTGATGAATTCCCTGGCCATCCAGAATGCGCTGGAGAATATGGACGTTGACACCCGGGTGCTTTCCGCCTTTCCGATCTCGTCGGTCTGTGAGCCCTATATTCGCCGCCGGGCCATACGCCATATGGAAAAGGGCAGGGTTGTCGTTTTTGCTGCAGGCACCGGCAATCCGTTTTTTACGACCGATACGGCTGCCGCACTTCGGGCGGCGGAAATGAACTGCGACGCCCTGCTGAAGGGAACCCAGGTAAACGGGGTTTATACCGCGGATCCCAAGCTGGATCCGACTGCTGAAAAATATGATTCACTGTCCTATCAGGAAGTGCTGCGACGTGACCTCAAGGTTATGGACACCTCGGCCATTGCCCTGGCCAGGGAAAATGATATTCCCATACTTGTATTCTCCATTCATGAACCTGGTGAATTTGCTCGCGTTTTGAAGGGCGAAGGACAATTTACGATAATACGTCAGGAGTGA
- the gloA gene encoding lactoylglutathione lyase, with product MSEFSMLHTMIRVKNLDKSIRFYCDNLGMKLLRKKDFPSGEFTLAFVGYGDEDNNTVIELTHNWGREEPYDLGNGFGHIALGVKDIYGVCEKLEAQGVDVPRKPGPMKHGGAVIAFIKDPDGYMIELIER from the coding sequence ATGTCCGAATTCAGCATGCTTCATACTATGATCCGGGTCAAGAACCTGGATAAGTCCATCCGCTTTTACTGTGACAATCTGGGGATGAAGCTGCTCAGGAAAAAGGACTTTCCGTCGGGAGAATTCACCCTGGCTTTTGTCGGTTACGGCGACGAAGACAACAATACAGTGATCGAACTGACCCACAACTGGGGTCGTGAGGAGCCCTATGACCTGGGCAACGGATTTGGTCACATCGCCTTGGGTGTCAAGGATATTTACGGCGTTTGCGAGAAACTGGAAGCCCAGGGAGTTGACGTTCCCCGTAAACCCGGGCCGATGAAGCATGGTGGGGCCGTGATCGCCTTCATCAAAGACCCCGACGGCTATATGATTGAGTTGATTGAAAGGTAA
- a CDS encoding 1-deoxy-D-xylulose-5-phosphate reductoisomerase, which translates to MEASLLPNKNKIRTVSVLGSTGSIGCNTLDLVARYPDHYRVMALTANRNVSELAEQAIRFNAKMAVVADESCYQALKEALAGTNIKVGAGREALIEAASLPSDWVMASIVGAAGLDPTLSAIRRGAIVALANKECLVCAGDLVMKEVVEHNATLLPVDSEHNAIFQVFDFEQPEKISHVTLTASGGPFYQMSVEEMEKVTPQQAVSHPNWDMGAKISVDSATMMNKGLELIEAYHLFPVSEDKIEIIVHPQSVIHSMVSYVDGSVLAQLGSPDMRTPISYTLAWPERIGTPAKQLDLARLGRLDFFEPDPVRFPALKLAREALQTGGSAPTILNAANEIAVHAFLEGKIGFLEISRIVEKTLGVMGSVELKCLQTVLEIDREARRISAGFIGN; encoded by the coding sequence ATGGAAGCATCGCTTCTGCCAAATAAAAATAAAATACGTACCGTATCTGTACTGGGATCAACAGGATCAATCGGCTGCAATACGCTGGACCTGGTGGCTCGCTATCCGGATCACTACCGGGTGATGGCGCTGACGGCCAACCGCAATGTTTCAGAGCTGGCGGAACAGGCCATCCGGTTCAACGCCAAAATGGCCGTGGTCGCGGATGAAAGCTGTTACCAGGCCCTCAAGGAGGCGTTGGCCGGCACAAATATCAAGGTCGGGGCAGGGCGGGAAGCCCTGATTGAGGCTGCCTCCCTGCCGTCCGACTGGGTCATGGCGTCCATTGTCGGCGCGGCCGGTCTGGATCCCACCCTCAGCGCCATTCGCCGCGGGGCCATCGTGGCGCTTGCCAACAAGGAATGCCTGGTCTGTGCCGGTGATCTGGTCATGAAAGAGGTGGTTGAGCATAACGCGACGCTGTTGCCTGTGGATTCAGAACATAATGCCATCTTCCAGGTGTTTGATTTCGAGCAGCCGGAGAAGATTTCCCATGTCACGCTGACCGCGTCCGGTGGCCCCTTCTACCAGATGAGCGTGGAAGAAATGGAAAAGGTCACGCCCCAGCAGGCGGTTTCCCACCCCAACTGGGACATGGGGGCGAAAATTTCCGTCGACTCCGCCACCATGATGAACAAGGGCCTGGAATTGATCGAAGCCTATCACCTGTTCCCGGTCAGCGAGGACAAGATCGAGATTATCGTGCATCCCCAGTCCGTCATTCACAGCATGGTGTCCTATGTTGACGGCTCGGTTTTGGCGCAGCTGGGGTCGCCGGACATGCGCACCCCCATCTCCTACACTCTGGCCTGGCCGGAGCGCATTGGCACACCAGCCAAGCAGCTGGATCTTGCCCGGTTGGGACGGTTGGACTTTTTTGAGCCGGACCCGGTTCGCTTTCCGGCGCTTAAACTTGCAAGAGAGGCATTGCAAACCGGCGGAAGTGCGCCTACTATCCTGAATGCTGCCAATGAAATTGCGGTTCATGCATTTCTGGAGGGGAAAATAGGGTTCCTGGAGATATCCAGGATAGTTGAAAAGACGCTTGGCGTCATGGGCTCGGTAGAGCTGAAATGCCTGCAGACGGTACTGGAGATCGACCGTGAAGCGAGAAGGATTTCAGCCGGGTTCATAGGAAACTAA
- a CDS encoding OmpH family outer membrane protein, translating into MKHFTKFALMAAIVLGINTFSSFEEATAQALPKVAIAVIDSRRITMDSAAGKDIRRQLDVIRQKFQAEIVAKETELKKEEESLSNQRSLVPKEVYEQKVVEFRGKVADMQRDAQAKNRQLEVALVNAQNKLQSALTPIYQKILKERGANMIIDKSLVIEHNAALNVTDEVIEQLDQVLPAVKVELVTPAPAQ; encoded by the coding sequence ATGAAACATTTTACGAAATTCGCCCTGATGGCCGCCATTGTGCTGGGCATCAACACCTTCTCTTCATTTGAAGAGGCAACTGCCCAGGCATTGCCCAAGGTTGCCATTGCGGTAATTGATAGCCGCAGAATTACAATGGACTCCGCTGCCGGTAAGGATATTCGCCGTCAGCTCGACGTTATTCGCCAGAAGTTCCAGGCGGAAATCGTGGCCAAGGAAACCGAACTTAAAAAAGAGGAAGAGAGCCTGTCCAACCAGCGCTCCCTGGTCCCCAAGGAAGTTTACGAACAGAAAGTTGTTGAGTTCCGTGGCAAAGTAGCAGACATGCAGCGTGATGCGCAGGCCAAAAACCGCCAGTTGGAAGTTGCACTGGTCAACGCCCAGAACAAGCTGCAAAGCGCACTGACCCCGATCTATCAGAAAATCCTCAAAGAGCGCGGCGCGAATATGATTATCGACAAGAGTCTGGTGATCGAACATAACGCCGCCCTGAATGTGACGGACGAGGTGATCGAACAGCTCGACCAGGTTCTGCCGGCCGTGAAAGTGGAACTGGTTACGCCGGCTCCCGCGCAGTAA
- the bamA gene encoding outer membrane protein assembly factor BamA, whose product MLNRFIKVSYLFCLFCFVPGLLVTASYAQQSVYSTGLAISEIVVTGNQRIESETIKSYLIVNEGDDYSEAKVDASLKRLFNTGLFSDVKIGRSGDKLVVSVVENPILNRIVFEGNKSKKDDKLYEEITLRPRIVFSRAKVRADVQRLLEVYRRAGRFAATIEPKVIQLDQNRVNLVFEISEGPKSKIGKINFMGNKKFNNDALRDVMATKESRWWKILTSEDTYDPDRLAYDKQLLRDYYRSQGYADFRITSAVAELAHDKEHFFINVTVEEGEIYNFGKIDVESKIPDIKAEDLKPLVVTKTGETYDSTQIDRTVEFLTDVAGLKGYAFVDVRPRIRRNREERTVDITYVVNKAPRVYVERININGNVRTHDKVIRREMRIVEGDAYNSSKVKRSEIRIKSLGYFKEATIEQLEGSAEDQTVLEVTVEEQATGELSVGAGFSSSESFLFDFSVGERNFMGKGQNVRLGARISSYRKEVDMSFTEPYFLDRAVVAGVDLFLRDTDFIESDFRQQTYGSSLRTAFPVTEYIVMSGRYTIRVDDVETTYVSSSPFLDNNVGKFTTSSVGYGISYDTLNNRQHPSRGQRVVFNQDFAGLGGNVSYLRSRLSYDFYYPLFGKWVFNLSAEGGNVFGISEDVRLSDRFFLGNPKVRGFEQGGIGPRDDLTRDALGGNLYYTGSLELFVPLGAGAREMGIEASAFVDMGALWDIDEEPTLVNDITGNTHTVVADTVSPRLSVGVGFSWMSPFGPFRIDFAKALLKDDYDKTEFFQFNIGTRF is encoded by the coding sequence GTGTTAAATCGCTTTATTAAAGTCTCATATTTATTTTGTTTATTCTGCTTTGTACCCGGACTGCTGGTTACGGCTTCGTATGCCCAGCAGAGCGTCTACAGCACCGGGCTGGCTATTTCGGAAATTGTCGTTACCGGCAACCAGAGGATTGAGTCTGAAACCATTAAATCCTATCTGATCGTCAACGAGGGTGATGATTATTCCGAGGCCAAGGTGGACGCCTCCCTTAAACGCCTTTTTAATACGGGCCTTTTCTCTGACGTAAAAATTGGCCGTTCCGGAGACAAGCTGGTCGTGAGTGTGGTGGAAAACCCCATCCTCAACCGGATTGTTTTTGAAGGCAACAAGTCCAAGAAGGACGACAAGCTCTATGAAGAGATCACCCTGCGTCCGCGTATCGTTTTCTCGCGTGCGAAGGTGAGGGCGGATGTACAGCGCCTGCTGGAGGTTTATCGTCGCGCCGGCCGGTTTGCCGCGACCATCGAGCCCAAGGTCATTCAGCTGGACCAGAACCGGGTGAACCTGGTTTTTGAAATCAGTGAAGGTCCGAAGAGTAAGATCGGCAAGATCAACTTCATGGGCAACAAGAAATTCAACAATGATGCGCTGCGCGACGTCATGGCGACCAAGGAAAGCCGCTGGTGGAAGATCCTCACCTCGGAGGATACCTATGATCCCGATCGCCTGGCCTATGACAAGCAGCTGCTGCGCGACTATTACCGTTCCCAGGGCTATGCGGATTTCCGCATCACCTCTGCGGTTGCCGAACTGGCCCACGACAAAGAACATTTCTTCATCAATGTGACTGTCGAGGAAGGCGAGATCTATAACTTCGGCAAGATTGATGTTGAGAGCAAAATCCCGGACATTAAGGCCGAGGACTTGAAGCCGCTGGTTGTTACCAAAACCGGTGAAACCTATGATTCTACCCAGATTGACAGAACTGTAGAATTCCTCACCGATGTCGCCGGGCTCAAGGGCTATGCCTTTGTTGACGTCCGTCCGCGTATTCGCCGCAACCGCGAGGAGCGTACGGTTGACATTACCTATGTCGTCAACAAGGCGCCGCGTGTCTATGTGGAACGGATCAACATTAACGGAAACGTCCGTACCCATGACAAGGTGATCCGCCGTGAAATGAGGATTGTTGAAGGGGACGCCTACAACTCCTCGAAAGTGAAACGTTCCGAGATCCGCATCAAGAGCCTCGGCTACTTCAAGGAAGCCACGATCGAACAGCTGGAAGGCTCCGCGGAGGATCAGACCGTCCTGGAGGTTACCGTCGAAGAACAGGCCACCGGTGAGCTTTCGGTCGGGGCCGGTTTCTCAAGCAGTGAAAGCTTCCTGTTTGATTTCAGTGTCGGTGAGCGTAACTTCATGGGTAAAGGCCAGAATGTTCGACTGGGGGCCCGTATTTCCTCCTACAGGAAGGAAGTGGATATGAGCTTCACCGAGCCCTATTTCCTGGATCGGGCTGTTGTTGCCGGTGTTGACCTGTTCCTCAGGGACACCGACTTCATTGAGAGTGACTTCCGCCAGCAGACCTACGGATCTAGCCTGCGCACCGCGTTCCCGGTAACCGAATATATCGTCATGAGCGGTCGTTATACGATCCGGGTCGATGACGTGGAAACCACCTATGTTTCCAGCAGCCCGTTCCTGGATAATAACGTCGGCAAGTTTACGACGTCCTCGGTTGGCTACGGCATTTCCTACGATACACTGAACAACCGCCAGCACCCGAGCCGGGGCCAGCGGGTTGTGTTCAACCAGGACTTTGCCGGACTGGGAGGAAACGTCTCTTACCTGCGGTCACGTCTGTCCTATGACTTTTATTACCCGCTTTTCGGGAAATGGGTGTTTAATCTTTCTGCCGAAGGGGGTAATGTGTTCGGCATAAGCGAGGACGTAAGACTGTCTGATCGCTTTTTCCTGGGTAATCCCAAAGTGAGGGGCTTTGAGCAAGGCGGTATTGGACCGCGTGACGATCTGACCCGGGATGCTCTTGGCGGTAATCTGTACTATACCGGTTCTCTTGAACTGTTTGTACCGCTGGGAGCAGGCGCCCGTGAAATGGGTATTGAGGCCAGTGCCTTTGTTGATATGGGGGCCCTGTGGGATATTGATGAGGAGCCTACCCTTGTCAATGATATTACAGGCAACACCCATACAGTTGTGGCTGATACGGTTTCACCAAGATTGTCTGTCGGCGTTGGATTTTCCTGGATGTCGCCCTTTGGGCCCTTCAGGATTGACTTTGCCAAGGCATTGCTTAAAGATGATTACGACAAAACGGAATTTTTCCAATTTAACATCGGAACTAGGTTTTAA
- the fabZ gene encoding 3-hydroxyacyl-ACP dehydratase FabZ, with amino-acid sequence MSEETKDIPTAIDVLRIMELIPHRYPMLLIDGLKDIEAGETAVGVKNVTINEHFFQGHFPDQPVMPGVLIVEAMAQTAAAMVMLTLGQEAEGKIVYFMSIDGAKFRRPVVPGDQLELHVKKEQNRRNVWKFSGQGKVNGQLVAEATYTAMIVED; translated from the coding sequence ATGAGCGAGGAAACAAAGGATATTCCGACAGCAATTGACGTTCTGCGCATTATGGAACTCATTCCGCACAGATATCCCATGCTGTTGATTGACGGCCTCAAGGATATTGAAGCAGGCGAGACCGCGGTTGGTGTCAAGAATGTGACCATCAACGAACATTTTTTCCAGGGACATTTTCCCGATCAGCCGGTTATGCCCGGTGTCCTGATCGTGGAAGCCATGGCCCAGACCGCCGCCGCCATGGTGATGTTGACCCTCGGCCAGGAGGCGGAAGGCAAGATCGTCTACTTTATGTCCATTGACGGCGCCAAGTTCCGCCGCCCCGTCGTCCCGGGCGACCAGCTCGAACTCCATGTAAAGAAAGAACAGAATCGTCGTAATGTCTGGAAATTCAGCGGCCAGGGCAAGGTAAACGGCCAGCTGGTGGCGGAAGCGACCTACACGGCGATGATTGTCGAGGACTAA